From Malaciobacter mytili LMG 24559:
AACCTGATTTTATAAAACAAGCTAATCAAATTGATATAGTTAATGAATATTTATTAAAGCCTGTGGATATAACTATTCTTTTTGATAAGATAAATAAAAACTATGAAAAAATAAAAAAACAAAGAGAATATCAAGAAGTAAGTAAGCTTTTAGAACAATATAAAATAGCTGTTGATAAATCGGCAATTGTGTCCAAAAGTGATATAACTGGAAAAATCACTTACGCAAATGAGCAATTTTGCAAAATTTCTGGATATAAGTTAGAAGAGTTAATAGGAAACTCACATAATGTAGTAAGACATCCAAATAATAGTAAGGCATTTTTTGAGGATTTATGGAATACCATAAAAGTTGAAAAAAGAATTTGGAATGGAAGATTTAAAAATAGAGCAAAAGATGGAACTACATATGTGGTTGATGCCACAATAGTTCCTATTTTAAATACTTTAAATGAGATTGAAGAGTTTATTGCAATTAGATTTGATGTAACAGAAGTTGAAGCTTATAAGGAGTTTTTACAAGAAAAACTTCACTCTTCTCAAGAAGATGTTCAAAAAAAGATACACTTAGTTAAAGAGTATGAACAAATGATAAATATAAGTGCTTCTGTTATTCGTGTTGATATAAATAAAGAGATAACTTTTGCAAATGATAGAATTTTACAATTATTAAATTATAAAGAAGAGGAACTTCTAAAAAAAGAGTTACTTTCAATAATTGATAAAAGTTCTTTAGAAACTTATAATAAAGTTTTTAATGAAGTTATTGAAAAGAATTTTTGGCAAGGGGTATTAAAACTTTGTTGTAATAAAGAAAAAAATATTTACTATATGGATTTTACTTTTAGAACAATTAAAGATATAAAGGGTAATATCATCGAATTTATGGGAATAGGTAAAAATATTACAGAGACTATAAATTTATATAAAGAAATAGAAGATACTCAAAAAGATGTTATCTTTTCCCTTGGAACAATTGGAGAAGCAAGAAGTAAAGAGACAGGAAATCATGTAAAAAGAGTTGCAGAATACTCTTATCTTTTAGCAAAAAAAGTGGGTTTAAGTGAGGAAGAAGCAGAACTTATAAAAATGGCTTCTCCTATGCATGATATTGGTAAAGTAGGAATTCCTGATGCTATTTTAAATAAACCAGCTAAATTTACCCCTGAAGAGTTTGAGCAGATGAAAAAGCATACTAAAATAGGTTATGATATGCTAAAAAACTCAAATAGAGAGATATTGAAAGCTTCAGCTATTATTGCCTATGAACACCATGAAAAATGGAATGGTCAAGGCTATCCTAGAGGATTAAAAGCTAATGAAATACATATTTATGGAAGAATAACTGCAATTGCAGATGTTTTTGATGCTTTAGGAAGTAATAGGTGTTATAAAAAAGCATGGGAATTACATAGAATATTAGAACTTTTTAAAGAAGAAAAAGGCAAACATTTTGACCCAGAACTTATAGATATTTTCTTTGAAAATCTTGAAGAATTTTTAGTAATTAAAGAGAAATATAAAGATGAATTTGATGAATTAGAGGTTTATAGATAAAATGAAATACTACAAAGAAGAAAATGGAAAACAAATCTGTTTACTTTGTAGTTATTATTGCCACTTAAAACCAAATCAAATTGGAATTTGTGGTGTTAATAAAAATATAGATAATAAAATAGAGTGCTTAGTTTATGGGCATATTAGTGCTTTTAATATAGACCCCATTGAAAAAAAACCACTATATCATTTTTTGCCAAATAGTAAATCCTTATCTTTAGGTACAGTTGGCTGTAATTTTAAATGCTCTTTTTGTCAAAATTATGGAATTTCACAAGAAAAAAATATTGATAAAAGTAGATATATTTCCCCTAAAGAGATAGTTCAAATAGCTTTAAATAAAAAATGTGAATCTATTTCTTATACTTACAATGAACCAACTATTTTTTATCCTTTTGCTAAAGATATAGCCCTTGAAGCTAAAAAATTTGGTATAAAATCAGTTTTTGTTACAAATGGCTTTGAAAGTAGTGAAGTAATAGAAGATATGAAAGGTCTTATTGATGCTGTGAATGTGGATTTAAAATCTTTTAATGAAAACTATTATAAAAAAGAGTTAGGTGGAAATTTACAGCAAGTTTTAGAAAATTTAATTCATTTTAAAAAAAATAATATTTGGGTTGAGGTTACCACTTTAGTAATACCTACTAAAAATGACTCAAAAGAAGAACTTTATAAAATAGCAAATTTTATAAAACAAAATCTAGGAGAAGAAACACCTTGGCATATAAGTGCTTTTCATCCTGACTACAAAGAACTATCTTTAAATAATACCCCTTTTGAAAACTTAAAAGAGGCCTTTGATATTGGTAAGAAAGTAGGGCTTAAAAATGTTTACATAGGAAATATCGGCTATGAAAATAATACTTATTGCTCTTTTTGTAATGAGTTATTACTTAGTAGAGAGTATTATAAGATTAAAAAAAATATTGTAAAAAATGCAAGTTGTCCAAAGTGTAAAACAAAGCTTCAAGGAGTATTTAATATGAGTACAAGAGCAAAAGCAGTTGCAGGAACTTTTTATCCAAATAGCAAAGAAGAGATTTTAAAGTATATTCAACATTTTAATAATGGTTTTAAAATAAAACAAGAGCCACTAAATGCAAAAGCAATTATATCTCCCCATGCAGGATATATTTATAGTGGTTTTACTGCAAATTTAGCTTTTAATTTAGCTTCTAAACAAGAGTATAAGACCGTAGTAGTTATAGGTCCTTCACATAAAGTTTATTTTGAAGGTTGTTCGGTTGCTTTATATGATGAGTATGAGACTCCTTTGGGAAATATAGAAGTTGATTTAAAATACTCTTTAAATTTAGTTGATAAATATAGTTGGTGTGATTTTTTACCAAGTGCTCATTTAGAACATTCAACTGAAACACAAGCCCCTTTTATAAAACACTATTTTAAAAACTCTAAAATAGTTGAAATTGTTTATGGAAAAATTGATTTTAATCTTTTAGCCCTATTAATAGAAGATATTTTAAAACATAAAGATACTTTTTTAGTAATTAGTACAGATTTAAGTCACTTTTACACTTTAAGTGAAGCAAATAAAAAAGATAATATTTGTTTAAATGCAATAGCTAAAAAAGATATGCAACTTTTTGATAGTGGGGCTGAAGCTTGTGGGATGATAGGGGTAAAAGCACTTATTAAAAGTGCAATAAATTTAAAGTTAGAAACTGAAATTTTGCACTATTGTACTAGTTATGATAGAACAAAAGATAATAGTAAAGTTGTGGGATATGCAGCTGCTTTAATAGGAAATAAAAACTAATGTTTTTTCTTAAAAAATTAATTTCTGGGTTTTTAATGCCTTTACCTATAGCTTTAATATTACTATGTATTGCTTTATTCTTTTTACATAAAAAATCATATTTTAAAAGTAAAGTTTTTATTAGTATTAGTCTGCTTTGGTTATTTTTATTTTCCTATTCTCCTATTGCAAATAGATTATTATTTCCATTAGAGTATTCATATAAAGCCTTAAAAACAATTCCCCAAGTTAATTATATAGTAGTTTTGGGAAGTGGTCATAAAACAAATGAACACTTAAGTATAACTTCTCAATTAAATACAACTGCTTTAAATAGATTTATAGAAGCATATAGGCTTTATAAAAATTTACCAAATGCTAAATTGATTTTTTCAGGTTATGGTGGAAAAGATAAAACTTCTCATGCTTTTATGCAAGAAAAATTAGCCCTTGAACTTAAGATAAAAAAAGAAGATATTATAACTATTTCAAAACCAAAAGATACAAAAGAGGAAGCTTTAGCTATAAAAGAGCTTTTAAAAGATGAAAAGTTTATTTTGGTAACTTCTGCTTCTCATATGAAAAGAGCAATGTTAATTTTTAATAATCTTAATTTAAATGCAATTCCTGCGGTTACAAATCATTTGGCTAAAGATAAAGCAGATTTTTTTTCAAGACCTAGTGGTTTTAATTTATATAAATCAGAAGTGGCTTTTCATGAGTATATAGGAATTCTTTGGGAAAAGATTAAAGCTTCTTTTTGATATTAAATTAATAAACTATTGGATAATATTGCGACTTAGTTGCATATTATAAAGGTATAATTTGAATATAGTAGAAATAAAAAACTTATCATATAAGTATGATAAAGTAAATGTTTTAGAAGATATAAATTTACAGATAAAAAAAGGTGATTTTTTAGCTATTATTGGACCAAATGGTGGTGGAAAATCAACTTTATTAAAACTTATTTTACAATTGTTAAATCCACAAAAAGGGAAGATTAACAAACTTTTAAAAGAGGATGCATTTGGATATGTTCCTCAAAATACAAATTTAAATATAGATTTTCCTATTACTGCGCTTGAAGTTGTACTTATGGGGCATATAGGAAATAAAAGAAAATTTTTTGGATATTCAAAAGATGATATTTCTTGTGCAATGCACTCTTTAGAACAAGTTGGAATGAAAGAGTATGCAAATAATAAAATTGGAAATTTAAGTGGAGGACAAAGGCAAAGAGTTTTTATAGCTAGGGCTTTATGTGCAAATCCGCAAATAATGTTACTTGATGAACCCACTGCAAGTATTGATGTAAAGGGACAAAAAGAGGTTTATGAATTACTTGCAAAACTAAATAAAAATATAACAATTGTTGTAGTAAGTCATGATATTTCAGTTTTATTAAATTATGCAAAGAGTGTTGCTCATGTGAATAAAAATCTTGTTTTTCATAAATTAGATAATATAAATAAAAATCTAAATGAAAATGAACATTTATGTGAAGTTGAGCTACTTCGTGCTTTAGGAAAACAAAACTCTTGTGGATGTGGGTGTTAATATGATAGAAGCTTTATCTTATGATTTTGTGCAAAATGCACTTTTTGCAGGAGTCTTAATCTCAATTGCTGCTGGAATAATTGGTTCATTGGTAGTTGTTAATAGAATAACTTTTTTAGCAGGTGGAATTGCCCATAGTTCTTATGGTGGAATAGGGCTTGCTATTTTCTTAGGGCTTCCAATTTTACTTGGTGCAACGGTTTTTGCAGTGTTATCTGCAATTTTTATTGCTTTTATAACACAAAACAATAAAAATAGAATAGATAGTATTATTGGTATGATGTGGGCCTTAGGTATGGCTATTGGTATAGTTTTTGTTGATTTAACGCCTGGGTATAATGTGGATTTAATGAGTTACTTATTTGGGTCTATTATTGCTGTATCAAATGAAGATATTTTATATATGGCAAGTTTGGATATTATTATAATATCTTTAGTTGTCTTTTTTTATAAAGAGATATTAGCAGTCTCTTATGATAGTGAGTTTGCAAAATTAAGAGGAATTAGTGTTAAGTTTTTTTATACACTTATCTTAATTTTAGCTGCTCTTTGTGTTGTTGCAGCTATTAGAGTAGTGGGGCTTATTTTAGTAATTGCTCTTTTAACTATACCCACATATTTAGCTGAGGTTTTTGCTTCAAGATTATCAAGTATGATGATTATTAGTTCACTATTTGCTGTTTTTTTTACTATTAGTGGACTTATTATTTCATATTTCTTTGATATTAGTTCAGGTGCTAGTATTATAATAGTTGGTGTAGCTACCTTATTGGCTGTAAAAGTAGTTAAAAGATAAAATTTAGATATAATCTAAGAAATTAAAACGGAAGAACCAAAATGAATGAAAAAATTAAATTAGGTGAAATTA
This genomic window contains:
- a CDS encoding metal ABC transporter permease — its product is MIEALSYDFVQNALFAGVLISIAAGIIGSLVVVNRITFLAGGIAHSSYGGIGLAIFLGLPILLGATVFAVLSAIFIAFITQNNKNRIDSIIGMMWALGMAIGIVFVDLTPGYNVDLMSYLFGSIIAVSNEDILYMASLDIIIISLVVFFYKEILAVSYDSEFAKLRGISVKFFYTLILILAALCVVAAIRVVGLILVIALLTIPTYLAEVFASRLSSMMIISSLFAVFFTISGLIISYFFDISSGASIIIVGVATLLAVKVVKR
- a CDS encoding ElyC/SanA/YdcF family protein, with amino-acid sequence MFFLKKLISGFLMPLPIALILLCIALFFLHKKSYFKSKVFISISLLWLFLFSYSPIANRLLFPLEYSYKALKTIPQVNYIVVLGSGHKTNEHLSITSQLNTTALNRFIEAYRLYKNLPNAKLIFSGYGGKDKTSHAFMQEKLALELKIKKEDIITISKPKDTKEEALAIKELLKDEKFILVTSASHMKRAMLIFNNLNLNAIPAVTNHLAKDKADFFSRPSGFNLYKSEVAFHEYIGILWEKIKASF
- a CDS encoding response regulator, giving the protein MNKISKKNLTILYVEDEEIIRKEISTILGFIASEVIVASDGEEGLNKFQENKIDLIITDVNMPKLNGFDMLRAIREQSQVPAIILSAFSQPDFIKQANQIDIVNEYLLKPVDITILFDKINKNYEKIKKQREYQEVSKLLEQYKIAVDKSAIVSKSDITGKITYANEQFCKISGYKLEELIGNSHNVVRHPNNSKAFFEDLWNTIKVEKRIWNGRFKNRAKDGTTYVVDATIVPILNTLNEIEEFIAIRFDVTEVEAYKEFLQEKLHSSQEDVQKKIHLVKEYEQMINISASVIRVDINKEITFANDRILQLLNYKEEELLKKELLSIIDKSSLETYNKVFNEVIEKNFWQGVLKLCCNKEKNIYYMDFTFRTIKDIKGNIIEFMGIGKNITETINLYKEIEDTQKDVIFSLGTIGEARSKETGNHVKRVAEYSYLLAKKVGLSEEEAELIKMASPMHDIGKVGIPDAILNKPAKFTPEEFEQMKKHTKIGYDMLKNSNREILKASAIIAYEHHEKWNGQGYPRGLKANEIHIYGRITAIADVFDALGSNRCYKKAWELHRILELFKEEKGKHFDPELIDIFFENLEEFLVIKEKYKDEFDELEVYR
- the amrS gene encoding AmmeMemoRadiSam system radical SAM enzyme, with the protein product MKYYKEENGKQICLLCSYYCHLKPNQIGICGVNKNIDNKIECLVYGHISAFNIDPIEKKPLYHFLPNSKSLSLGTVGCNFKCSFCQNYGISQEKNIDKSRYISPKEIVQIALNKKCESISYTYNEPTIFYPFAKDIALEAKKFGIKSVFVTNGFESSEVIEDMKGLIDAVNVDLKSFNENYYKKELGGNLQQVLENLIHFKKNNIWVEVTTLVIPTKNDSKEELYKIANFIKQNLGEETPWHISAFHPDYKELSLNNTPFENLKEAFDIGKKVGLKNVYIGNIGYENNTYCSFCNELLLSREYYKIKKNIVKNASCPKCKTKLQGVFNMSTRAKAVAGTFYPNSKEEILKYIQHFNNGFKIKQEPLNAKAIISPHAGYIYSGFTANLAFNLASKQEYKTVVVIGPSHKVYFEGCSVALYDEYETPLGNIEVDLKYSLNLVDKYSWCDFLPSAHLEHSTETQAPFIKHYFKNSKIVEIVYGKIDFNLLALLIEDILKHKDTFLVISTDLSHFYTLSEANKKDNICLNAIAKKDMQLFDSGAEACGMIGVKALIKSAINLKLETEILHYCTSYDRTKDNSKVVGYAAALIGNKN
- a CDS encoding metal ABC transporter ATP-binding protein; amino-acid sequence: MNIVEIKNLSYKYDKVNVLEDINLQIKKGDFLAIIGPNGGGKSTLLKLILQLLNPQKGKINKLLKEDAFGYVPQNTNLNIDFPITALEVVLMGHIGNKRKFFGYSKDDISCAMHSLEQVGMKEYANNKIGNLSGGQRQRVFIARALCANPQIMLLDEPTASIDVKGQKEVYELLAKLNKNITIVVVSHDISVLLNYAKSVAHVNKNLVFHKLDNINKNLNENEHLCEVELLRALGKQNSCGCGC